The Alteriqipengyuania halimionae genome contains a region encoding:
- a CDS encoding isopeptide-forming domain-containing fimbrial protein codes for MKYLAAAFLTALLLVTAAPLQAQTITNTARASWQQGGITQATSSNEVGIEVVDFAAEITTYHPSRHADRTISVKRSSCAGEIIPFSSADAAPPTEMPLQRSAIIKVGELLVFTIVAPQGNRNPDARDAILVTITSAGGDEETLTIYETGNDTGEFAGAIQTVGIPPQPVSGDCRLSVHAGETVSVELKNSDGRAMVRASVSVLADPFGIVFDSRTGDPVDGTRITLFDSATGLPATVFAPDGVTPWPSTIFTGQTILDASGNAYPLDTGEYWFPLVPVGTYRLELEPPAPYSAPSKRAAEEMADLRRPNGVPFTLVDASFGADIPLLTLEPVRIDIPVDRPIVDLALEKRASRQVALPGDAVFYTVTARNPDTIAAKRNVVLVDTPSPWLRLRPDSILIDGASAPDQVNVSADGRRLTIRFEEIAAGASHVVRYAMVVRGDAPPGEAQNRVEATDSEGETIATGASVRIERDTLGSRMTIIGRISAGACSLDGDRPGIPGVRVVMEDGSFALTDEDGRYHFEGVMPGTHVIQVQRQTLPEGGRFMDCARSTASAGSPGSRFVRGQGGSLAVADFHAALPEGWEAPVIAEAAEQAPVRDAEAAGAEIDWLSYGDGEPAFLFPELGHNPRAPSVRVAIRHEKDQTVELAADGRQVDAVSYDGAQAAADGSFAVSVWRGLPLQGESTLFRAVVRNSDGSVAAELERVVDFAAAPVRAEVIAERSRLIADGATNPVIAVRLTDRKGCPVRAGVSGSVTLNAPYESARAIAQYQSQQLVGGGSVSPTWTIEGDDGIALIELAPTMVSGPLKLEFAFTQGKTTRHQELDSWVVPGDQEWTLVGLVEGSIGARSVADNMERSGRFDSDLGDDARVAFYAKGRVLGKFLITAAYDSAKQRDEEQLTGAIDPKAYYTVFADRSVRRFDAASRDKLYIRIETDTFYAISGDIVTGFDQTELARYNRSVTGVKAEGRFGALHVQGFAAETETRYRRDEIQGNGLSGPYALSSRALVANSETVTIEVRDRFRSELVLERRELERFVDYDIDLLSGTISFKQPVLSRDFALNPQFIVVEYEVDALTGSDEWNAGLRADVTVAKGAVRIGATAITDKGDDARTELIAADVRARVGTATELRAEFAASRTDGTTSNAWHLEAAHRSGAIDVLAYARRIDAGFGVDQQNVAERGRRKIGFDARYTVSDEISVTGSAWRDDSLIDDARRNAVQVQAGWRGRSTDLRLGISHFADRTADGVEGSSTVLEGGVNQRLLGGRLEIGATSSMALANTDSIDLPTRHRFDARYAISNAVRAVATYEIAEGDLISARTLKGGFEFTPWAGGRMLTTLGQQDIAGYGKRSFAAYGLAQSFAITESFTVDATIDGNLTLGGVDASRVINPDQPVASGGQVGQGGTLFEDFTAITLGAGWRKDRWAATMRGEWRDGELEDRVGATGGLIRQLGEGSVVGSGFTWTHAHGLNGSESSIVDGSIAAAYRPDSSPFALLAKLEYRSDEVTGAVAGEIGATGRTTITGDGTSRRLIASLSTNWSPRSREETETGAYESFLQRTEIGVFVAGRYNADSFEGTEIEGFTALGGVDARIGLGERFEIGGRASVRSNLADGATDFSFGPEVGFSPVDNVLVSVGYNVKGFRDRDFSAARYTDDGVYAAVRMKLDADTFGFLGLGR; via the coding sequence ATGAAATATCTCGCAGCCGCGTTCCTAACGGCGCTGCTGTTGGTGACGGCTGCTCCCTTGCAGGCGCAGACGATCACCAATACCGCTCGCGCCAGCTGGCAGCAGGGCGGGATCACGCAGGCGACCTCCTCGAACGAGGTCGGGATCGAGGTCGTCGATTTCGCGGCCGAAATTACCACTTACCACCCCTCCCGGCACGCCGACCGAACCATATCGGTAAAGCGGTCCAGCTGCGCTGGCGAGATCATCCCGTTTTCCTCGGCCGACGCCGCGCCACCCACCGAGATGCCGCTCCAGCGCAGCGCGATCATCAAGGTGGGCGAGCTCCTCGTCTTCACCATCGTTGCCCCGCAGGGCAATCGCAATCCCGATGCGCGCGATGCGATCCTCGTCACCATCACTTCGGCAGGCGGCGACGAAGAAACGCTCACGATCTACGAGACCGGCAACGATACCGGAGAGTTCGCCGGCGCGATCCAGACCGTCGGCATCCCCCCGCAGCCCGTGTCGGGCGATTGCCGGTTGAGCGTGCATGCGGGGGAGACCGTGTCGGTCGAACTCAAGAACAGCGACGGCCGCGCCATGGTCCGGGCAAGCGTCTCGGTCCTCGCGGATCCGTTCGGGATCGTGTTCGACAGCCGCACCGGCGATCCGGTCGACGGCACGCGCATCACCCTCTTCGACAGCGCGACCGGCCTTCCCGCAACCGTTTTCGCCCCCGATGGCGTCACACCGTGGCCCTCGACCATCTTCACCGGCCAGACCATCCTCGATGCGAGCGGCAATGCCTATCCGCTCGACACCGGTGAATACTGGTTCCCGCTGGTCCCGGTCGGCACCTATCGTCTCGAGCTCGAGCCCCCGGCCCCCTATTCGGCGCCGTCGAAGCGCGCAGCCGAGGAAATGGCCGATCTGCGGCGGCCGAATGGGGTCCCCTTTACGCTTGTCGACGCATCCTTCGGCGCCGATATTCCGCTGCTGACGCTCGAGCCGGTGCGGATCGACATTCCGGTCGATCGCCCGATCGTCGACCTCGCACTGGAGAAGCGCGCCTCGCGTCAGGTCGCCTTGCCCGGCGACGCGGTGTTCTACACCGTCACGGCCCGCAATCCCGACACGATCGCCGCCAAGCGCAACGTGGTGCTGGTCGATACGCCGTCACCCTGGCTGCGCCTGCGGCCCGACAGCATCCTGATCGACGGTGCATCGGCGCCCGACCAGGTTAATGTTAGCGCCGACGGCCGCCGCCTCACGATCCGCTTCGAAGAAATCGCCGCGGGCGCCTCGCATGTCGTGCGCTATGCCATGGTCGTGCGCGGCGATGCGCCTCCCGGTGAAGCGCAGAACCGTGTCGAAGCCACCGATTCCGAAGGCGAAACCATTGCCACCGGCGCCTCGGTACGGATCGAGCGCGATACGCTGGGCAGCCGGATGACGATTATCGGACGCATTTCCGCAGGCGCCTGCTCGCTCGACGGCGACCGCCCCGGCATCCCCGGTGTGCGCGTGGTGATGGAGGACGGCAGCTTCGCGCTGACCGACGAGGATGGCCGCTATCATTTTGAAGGCGTGATGCCCGGCACCCATGTGATCCAGGTCCAGCGCCAGACGCTGCCCGAGGGCGGTCGTTTCATGGATTGTGCACGCTCGACCGCGAGCGCCGGTTCGCCCGGATCTCGTTTCGTGCGTGGCCAGGGCGGTAGCCTCGCCGTCGCCGATTTCCACGCCGCATTGCCCGAAGGCTGGGAAGCACCCGTCATTGCCGAAGCCGCCGAACAGGCACCCGTGCGCGACGCCGAGGCCGCAGGTGCCGAGATCGACTGGCTTTCCTATGGCGATGGCGAGCCCGCCTTCCTCTTCCCCGAACTCGGCCACAACCCCCGCGCCCCCTCGGTCCGCGTCGCGATCCGGCACGAGAAGGACCAGACGGTGGAACTGGCCGCCGATGGGCGCCAGGTCGATGCGGTGTCCTATGACGGCGCGCAGGCCGCTGCCGATGGCAGCTTCGCCGTAAGCGTGTGGCGGGGACTGCCGCTGCAGGGCGAAAGCACCTTGTTCCGCGCCGTCGTGCGCAATTCCGATGGGTCGGTCGCCGCCGAGCTCGAGCGGGTGGTCGATTTCGCCGCCGCTCCGGTGCGCGCCGAAGTGATTGCCGAACGCTCTCGCCTGATTGCCGATGGCGCGACCAATCCGGTGATCGCGGTGCGCCTGACCGATCGCAAGGGCTGCCCCGTGCGTGCCGGCGTTTCGGGCAGCGTCACGCTCAACGCACCCTATGAGAGCGCCCGCGCCATCGCGCAGTACCAATCGCAGCAGCTGGTCGGCGGCGGCAGCGTTTCGCCCACATGGACGATCGAGGGCGATGACGGCATCGCGCTGATCGAACTCGCACCGACCATGGTCAGCGGCCCGCTCAAGCTCGAATTCGCCTTTACACAAGGCAAGACCACGCGCCATCAGGAACTCGACAGCTGGGTGGTTCCGGGTGACCAGGAATGGACGCTGGTGGGTCTGGTCGAAGGTTCAATCGGCGCGCGCAGCGTGGCCGACAACATGGAACGCAGCGGTCGCTTCGACAGCGATCTGGGCGACGATGCGCGGGTCGCGTTTTATGCGAAGGGCCGTGTGCTCGGGAAATTCCTGATCACCGCCGCCTATGACAGCGCCAAGCAGCGCGACGAGGAGCAGCTGACCGGCGCGATCGATCCGAAGGCCTATTACACCGTGTTCGCCGATCGCTCGGTGCGGCGTTTCGATGCCGCCAGCCGCGACAAACTCTATATCCGCATCGAGACCGACACGTTTTACGCGATCTCTGGCGACATCGTGACCGGCTTCGATCAGACCGAGCTCGCCCGCTACAATCGCAGCGTCACGGGCGTTAAAGCCGAAGGCCGCTTCGGCGCGCTGCACGTGCAGGGCTTCGCCGCAGAGACCGAGACCCGCTATCGGCGCGACGAGATCCAGGGCAATGGCCTTTCCGGCCCCTACGCCCTGTCGAGCCGCGCGCTGGTGGCCAACAGCGAAACCGTGACCATCGAAGTGCGCGATCGCTTCCGTTCCGAACTGGTGCTCGAGCGGCGCGAACTCGAACGCTTCGTCGACTACGACATCGACCTCCTTTCCGGAACGATCAGCTTCAAGCAGCCGGTGCTGAGCCGCGACTTCGCGCTCAATCCGCAATTCATCGTCGTCGAATACGAAGTCGATGCGCTGACCGGCAGCGACGAATGGAACGCCGGCCTGCGTGCCGACGTGACCGTGGCCAAGGGCGCAGTGCGGATCGGGGCGACCGCGATCACCGACAAGGGTGACGACGCCCGCACCGAACTGATCGCCGCCGATGTGCGCGCCCGCGTTGGCACCGCGACCGAACTGCGCGCCGAGTTCGCAGCAAGCCGCACCGACGGCACCACGTCGAACGCCTGGCACCTTGAAGCCGCGCATCGCAGCGGCGCGATCGACGTGCTGGCCTATGCCCGCCGGATCGATGCTGGTTTCGGGGTCGATCAGCAGAATGTCGCCGAACGCGGCCGTCGCAAGATCGGCTTCGATGCGCGCTACACCGTTTCGGACGAAATTTCCGTGACCGGAAGCGCCTGGCGCGACGACAGCCTGATCGACGATGCCCGTCGCAATGCGGTGCAGGTTCAGGCCGGATGGCGCGGTCGTTCCACCGATCTGCGGCTCGGCATCTCCCATTTCGCCGATCGCACCGCCGACGGTGTGGAAGGCAGCTCGACCGTGCTCGAAGGCGGGGTCAACCAGCGCCTGCTGGGCGGGCGCCTCGAAATCGGTGCGACCAGCAGCATGGCGCTCGCCAACACCGACTCGATTGACCTGCCGACGCGTCACCGCTTCGATGCGCGCTATGCGATCAGCAATGCGGTGCGCGCGGTCGCGACCTACGAGATTGCCGAGGGCGACCTGATTAGCGCGCGCACCCTCAAGGGCGGCTTCGAATTCACCCCTTGGGCGGGTGGCCGGATGCTGACCACGCTGGGCCAGCAGGACATCGCCGGATACGGCAAGCGGAGCTTCGCGGCCTATGGCCTCGCGCAGAGTTTCGCGATCACCGAGAGCTTCACGGTCGACGCGACGATCGATGGCAATCTGACCCTCGGCGGCGTCGATGCCAGCAGGGTCATAAACCCGGACCAGCCGGTCGCAAGCGGCGGGCAGGTTGGCCAGGGCGGCACGCTGTTCGAGGATTTCACCGCGATCACGCTGGGCGCAGGCTGGCGCAAGGACCGCTGGGCGGCAACCATGCGCGGCGAATGGCGCGACGGCGAGCTGGAAGACCGGGTCGGCGCCACCGGAGGGCTGATCCGCCAGCTGGGCGAAGGCAGCGTGGTCGGTTCGGGCTTCACCTGGACGCATGCGCACGGGCTCAACGGCTCGGAAAGTTCGATCGTCGACGGGTCGATCGCCGCCGCTTATCGACCGGACAGTTCGCCCTTCGCGCTGCTTGCCAAACTCGAATATCGCAGCGACGAAGTGACCGGCGCGGTCGCCGGCGAGATCGGCGCTACCGGGCGCACCACCATCACCGGCGACGGCACCTCGCGCCGCCTGATCGCTAGCCTCTCGACCAACTGGTCGCCGCGCTCGCGTGAAGAGACTGAGACAGGTGCCTACGAGAGCTTCCTCCAGCGCACCGAGATCGGCGTCTTCGTCGCCGGTCGCTACAATGCCGACAGTTTCGAAGGCACCGAGATCGAAGGCTTCACCGCGCTCGGCGGGGTCGATGCCCGCATCGGTCTGGGCGAACGTTTCGAAATCGGCGGCCGCGCCAGCGTGCGCAGCAACCTGGCAGATGGAGCGACCGATTTCTCCTTCGGTCCGGAAGTCGGCTTTTCGCCGGTCGACAACGTGCTGGTGAGCGTGGGCTACAACGTCAAAGGCTTCCGCGACCGCGATTTCTCCGCTGCGCGCTACACCGACGACGGCGTTTACGCCGCAGTACGGATGAAACTCGATGCCGATACGTTCGGCTTCCTGGGACTGGGTCGATGA
- the yajC gene encoding preprotein translocase subunit YajC: MLSDQLTLLAGAGVAAGAGESPPWYIAAVPWIFMFVILWFFILRPSMKKQKAHYEKVSSVKKGDKVVTAGGLVGKVVKADDDYLDIDLGGGTRVKAVRSTIADIVPPGGQAAND, encoded by the coding sequence ATGCTTTCCGATCAATTGACGCTGCTTGCCGGCGCTGGTGTTGCCGCAGGTGCAGGGGAAAGCCCGCCTTGGTATATCGCTGCCGTGCCGTGGATCTTCATGTTCGTGATCCTGTGGTTCTTCATCCTGCGCCCCTCGATGAAAAAGCAGAAAGCGCATTACGAGAAGGTCAGCTCGGTCAAGAAGGGCGACAAGGTCGTCACTGCGGGTGGATTGGTCGGCAAGGTCGTGAAGGCCGATGACGATTATCTCGATATCGATCTGGGCGGCGGCACGCGGGTGAAGGCGGTGCGAAGCACGATCGCCGACATCGTCCCGCCCGGCGGCCAGGCGGCCAATGATTAA
- the secD gene encoding protein translocase subunit SecD, protein MLDFPQWKRIWLWGLTLVFCLAAVPSLFALSGQKYPEPLAKIYDQSVNLGLDLAGGSHILLEAEPTQVAAQRLETMEESVSAAMRRADPRIRIGDISRREGRLTFMVENPADVDRARDLIEPLTTGAGLTGQRDWTIQVVDGQRFVIAPTQAGIDQAVNNAMETAVEVVRKRIDALGTREPTIIRQGDNRIVVQVPGLQDPGELKDLLGQTAKLEFKLVDVEAQASEIQEGIARPGSQIIPGAPGSDFEGSAIAVKRLGGIKGDTLTDARQSFDAQTNEAVVTITFDSSGGQRFAKLTRENVNRPFAIILDDQVLSAPNINEPILGGTAQISGGFTVESANQLAISLRSGALPVDLSVIEERTVGPDLGADSIEAGMLAMGVGSMLVIVLMIVTYGRFGVYSTVALAFNVLMILGIMAILNTTLTLPGIAGFVLTIGAAVDANVLINERIREERKRGRRVVAAVENGYKEASRAIYDANITNFIAGVLLFLFGSGPVRGFAVVLVIGLFTSVFTAVVLTRMWVAMWLRKKRPSELVI, encoded by the coding sequence ATGCTCGATTTTCCTCAGTGGAAACGCATCTGGCTATGGGGGCTGACGCTGGTCTTCTGCCTCGCCGCGGTGCCCAGCCTGTTCGCGCTCAGCGGTCAGAAATATCCCGAACCGCTGGCCAAGATTTACGACCAGTCGGTCAATCTCGGTCTCGACCTTGCCGGCGGTAGCCACATCCTCCTCGAAGCCGAGCCGACCCAGGTCGCCGCGCAGCGCCTCGAGACGATGGAAGAAAGCGTTTCTGCCGCGATGCGCCGCGCCGATCCGCGCATCCGCATCGGCGATATCTCGCGCCGTGAGGGTCGCCTGACCTTCATGGTCGAGAACCCGGCCGACGTCGATCGCGCGCGGGACCTGATCGAACCGCTCACCACCGGCGCCGGGCTGACAGGCCAGCGCGACTGGACGATCCAGGTTGTCGACGGTCAGCGCTTCGTCATCGCGCCGACCCAGGCGGGCATCGACCAGGCGGTCAACAATGCGATGGAAACTGCGGTCGAAGTCGTCCGCAAGCGTATCGACGCGCTCGGCACGCGTGAGCCGACGATCATCCGTCAGGGCGATAACCGGATCGTGGTGCAGGTCCCCGGCCTGCAAGATCCGGGCGAGCTCAAGGACCTGCTCGGTCAGACCGCAAAGCTGGAATTCAAGCTCGTCGATGTCGAGGCACAGGCCTCGGAAATCCAGGAAGGCATCGCTCGTCCGGGCAGCCAGATCATTCCCGGCGCGCCCGGCAGCGATTTCGAAGGCAGCGCGATCGCGGTCAAGCGCCTCGGCGGGATCAAGGGTGATACGCTGACAGACGCTCGCCAGAGCTTCGATGCGCAGACCAACGAGGCCGTGGTCACCATCACGTTCGACAGTTCGGGCGGTCAGCGGTTCGCCAAGCTGACGCGCGAAAATGTCAACCGACCTTTCGCCATCATCCTCGACGATCAGGTGCTTTCGGCACCCAATATCAACGAGCCGATTCTGGGAGGGACCGCGCAGATTTCGGGCGGGTTCACCGTCGAGAGCGCCAACCAGCTGGCGATTTCGCTGCGCTCGGGCGCTTTGCCGGTCGATCTCTCGGTGATCGAGGAACGCACTGTCGGACCCGATCTCGGGGCGGACTCGATCGAAGCCGGCATGCTCGCGATGGGCGTCGGCTCGATGCTGGTCATCGTGCTGATGATCGTCACCTATGGTCGCTTCGGCGTCTATTCGACCGTTGCGCTGGCGTTCAACGTGCTGATGATCCTCGGCATCATGGCGATCCTCAACACCACGCTGACGCTGCCCGGTATTGCCGGTTTCGTGCTGACGATCGGCGCAGCGGTGGACGCCAACGTGCTCATAAACGAACGCATCAGGGAAGAGCGAAAGCGCGGGCGACGCGTCGTCGCCGCGGTCGAGAACGGCTACAAGGAAGCGAGCCGTGCGATCTACGATGCGAACATCACGAACTTCATCGCCGGCGTGTTGTTGTTCCTGTTCGGTTCGGGACCGGTGCGCGGCTTTGCCGTGGTGCTCGTGATCGGCCTGTTCACCAGCGTCTTCACCGCCGTCGTTCTCACCCGCATGTGGGTGGCGATGTGGCTGCGCAAGAAGCGCCCCAGCGAACTCGTAATCTGA
- the secF gene encoding protein translocase subunit SecF produces the protein MKLLKLVPDDTNIKFLKYRVPFYVISVLLIIASWALVLTNGLNYGVDFAGGQEVRATFTESAEAPVAEVREVVGDLGYGEPVVQRFGEPNQVSIRVRLPDEVADDKEAAQRIANEVVAALQSDFPDFRLDGNDNVSGKVSGEFFTQAQWALLFAMLAIALYIWIRFEWQFGVGALFALFHDVSLTLGMFAILQLEFNLTTIAAILAIIGYSLNDTIVVYDRIRENLKKFRKMPIPELLDLSVNETLARTVMTSLTLLVALLPLLLFGPAALFGLTSAIFLGIFVGTYSSVYMAAPILIWLGVDSHSFVPEETELDKQEKAARGLA, from the coding sequence ATGAAACTCTTGAAGCTCGTCCCCGACGACACGAACATCAAGTTCCTCAAATATCGCGTGCCCTTCTACGTGATCAGCGTCCTGCTGATCATTGCGAGCTGGGCGCTGGTGCTGACCAATGGCCTCAATTACGGCGTCGACTTCGCCGGCGGCCAGGAAGTCCGCGCGACCTTCACCGAGAGCGCGGAGGCTCCGGTGGCCGAAGTCCGCGAAGTGGTGGGCGACCTCGGCTATGGCGAACCTGTGGTGCAGCGCTTCGGGGAGCCCAACCAGGTCTCGATCCGCGTGCGCCTGCCCGATGAGGTGGCCGACGACAAGGAAGCTGCGCAACGTATCGCCAATGAGGTGGTCGCCGCGCTGCAGTCCGATTTCCCCGATTTCAGGCTTGACGGCAACGACAACGTCTCGGGCAAGGTTTCGGGCGAGTTCTTCACCCAGGCGCAATGGGCGCTGCTGTTCGCAATGCTGGCGATCGCGCTCTACATCTGGATCCGCTTCGAATGGCAATTCGGTGTCGGGGCGCTGTTCGCACTGTTCCACGACGTCTCGCTGACGCTGGGCATGTTCGCGATCCTCCAGTTGGAATTCAACCTGACGACCATCGCGGCGATCCTCGCGATCATCGGTTACTCTTTGAACGACACGATCGTCGTCTATGACCGCATCCGCGAGAACCTGAAGAAATTCCGCAAGATGCCGATCCCCGAGCTGCTCGACCTGTCGGTCAACGAGACTTTGGCGCGTACCGTCATGACTTCGCTGACGCTGCTGGTCGCGCTGCTTCCGCTGTTGCTGTTCGGCCCGGCGGCGCTGTTCGGTCTTACTTCGGCAATCTTCCTCGGCATCTTCGTCGGGACCTACAGCTCGGTCTATATGGCCGCGCCAATCCTGATCTGGCTGGGGGTCGATTCGCACAGCTTCGTTCCCGAAGAGACCGAGCTCGACAAGCAGGAAAAGGCCGCGCGCGGCCTGGCCTAG
- a CDS encoding glycosyltransferase gives MKRVLAISTLYPNAHKPRFGGFVARSMEALAQHTDWDVTVINPIGVPPIALGEYAALRDAAIDSFENGVRVLRPTYPLLPKVGARINPWAIRRTVLPLIEELHRDIPFDLLDAQFLFPDAPAVTQMAESIGLPFSAKARGSDVHYWGASGHSRRAIQTALAQAGGILAVSRALADDMHRSGLTDAEITVHYTGLDRDLFRPLDNGAMRSMIAEEFGLAMPDDAPLLVGVGNLVPVKGFDLAIQALALLDDAHLAIIGTGDDRAALESLASELGLAGRVHFLGGIAHAKLPVLFSAADAMVLPSKREGLANAWVEALASGTPIVVPDVGGAREVVQSPAAGRIVARDPQAIADGIREVLGDPHDPRDVAETVARFDWRAHAEALARHYDSIVEPRS, from the coding sequence GTGAAACGCGTTCTCGCCATCTCGACGCTGTACCCGAACGCGCACAAGCCCCGCTTCGGCGGCTTCGTCGCGCGGTCGATGGAAGCGCTTGCGCAACACACGGATTGGGACGTCACCGTGATCAACCCGATCGGCGTGCCGCCCATTGCGCTGGGGGAGTATGCGGCGCTGCGCGACGCGGCGATCGATAGTTTCGAAAATGGCGTGCGCGTGCTGCGCCCGACGTACCCGCTGCTGCCCAAGGTCGGCGCGCGGATCAATCCATGGGCGATCCGGCGGACCGTGCTGCCGCTGATCGAAGAGCTCCATCGCGACATACCGTTCGACCTGCTCGATGCCCAATTCCTGTTTCCCGATGCGCCTGCCGTGACACAGATGGCCGAGTCGATCGGCCTGCCCTTCTCGGCCAAGGCGCGCGGATCAGACGTGCATTACTGGGGCGCAAGCGGACATAGCCGACGCGCGATCCAGACTGCGCTGGCGCAGGCCGGTGGCATCCTTGCCGTGAGCCGCGCACTGGCGGACGACATGCACCGATCGGGACTGACCGACGCCGAGATCACGGTGCATTACACCGGCCTCGACCGCGACCTGTTCCGCCCGCTCGACAATGGCGCGATGCGCTCCATGATCGCCGAGGAGTTCGGGCTCGCCATGCCCGACGATGCGCCGCTGCTGGTGGGCGTCGGCAATCTCGTGCCGGTCAAGGGTTTCGACCTAGCGATCCAGGCGCTCGCGCTGCTCGATGACGCCCATCTGGCGATTATCGGGACCGGAGACGATCGCGCCGCGCTCGAGAGCCTCGCCAGCGAGCTGGGCCTTGCCGGGCGCGTGCATTTCCTCGGCGGAATCGCGCATGCGAAGCTGCCAGTGCTGTTCTCTGCCGCCGATGCGATGGTGTTGCCCTCCAAGCGCGAGGGGCTCGCCAATGCCTGGGTCGAAGCGCTGGCCAGCGGCACGCCGATCGTCGTGCCCGATGTCGGCGGGGCGCGCGAAGTGGTGCAAAGCCCGGCGGCCGGACGCATCGTCGCACGCGATCCGCAAGCCATCGCCGACGGTATCCGCGAGGTCCTTGGCGATCCGCACGATCCGCGCGATGTCGCCGAAACGGTCGCAAGATTCGACTGGCGGGCGCACGCCGAAGCGCTCGCCCGCCACTACGATTCGATTGTGGAGCCTCGCTCCTAG
- a CDS encoding helix-turn-helix domain-containing protein — translation MINRIRDIRKQKGLTLAEVAAACSPPTTAQTIGRLETGMRNLSIKWMDRIAAALGVDPDTLVRSESSDHPQVIARLGQKGADALESGRDALLPSDFSAGQPLVVMAIEHSQGEYRAGDQLWLRQIAPEDAQQAINRDVLVPRKGGRFAFGRLIDRQGSLIGLLPPGAGERQIVVDSPEWIAVADMVVRRL, via the coding sequence ATGATCAACCGTATCCGCGACATCCGAAAGCAGAAGGGGCTGACACTGGCCGAAGTCGCCGCGGCTTGCTCCCCGCCGACCACCGCACAGACGATCGGACGGCTCGAAACGGGCATGCGCAATCTCTCGATCAAGTGGATGGACCGGATCGCCGCCGCGCTCGGCGTCGATCCGGATACGCTGGTGCGCTCCGAAAGCAGCGATCATCCGCAAGTAATCGCGCGCTTGGGCCAAAAGGGCGCTGACGCGCTGGAAAGCGGGCGCGACGCGCTGCTACCGAGCGATTTCAGTGCAGGCCAGCCGCTCGTCGTGATGGCGATCGAGCATTCCCAGGGCGAATACCGCGCGGGCGATCAATTGTGGCTCCGACAGATCGCTCCCGAAGACGCGCAGCAGGCGATCAATCGCGATGTGCTGGTCCCGCGCAAGGGCGGTCGTTTCGCCTTTGGCCGGTTGATCGACCGCCAGGGTTCGCTGATCGGGCTTCTTCCGCCCGGGGCGGGCGAGCGCCAAATCGTGGTCGACAGCCCCGAATGGATCGCGGTCGCCGATATGGTGGTGCGACGCTTGTGA
- a CDS encoding DUF6456 domain-containing protein, whose product MTRFLAERELTNEGATQRKPRRGRRSATVNLAESPLTWLHARGHLSDRQFVAGERLRADYERAQLAPSVTMRWEPVRIRSSGAGQGLNPTERQISAKRRFDGAIAAAGDGLSDVLWRTVCAGEALAGVEKALEWPARSGKLVLKFALDRVAGYYRIS is encoded by the coding sequence ATGACCCGTTTTCTGGCCGAGCGTGAACTGACCAATGAGGGCGCAACGCAGCGCAAACCGCGCAGGGGACGGCGCAGCGCGACCGTCAATCTCGCCGAATCGCCGCTGACCTGGCTTCATGCGCGCGGGCATCTGAGCGATCGTCAGTTCGTGGCGGGCGAGCGTTTGCGCGCCGATTACGAGCGCGCGCAGCTCGCGCCGAGCGTGACGATGCGGTGGGAGCCTGTGCGGATAAGGAGTTCGGGAGCCGGCCAGGGCCTCAATCCCACCGAGCGCCAGATTTCGGCGAAGCGACGCTTCGACGGAGCGATCGCGGCGGCGGGGGACGGTTTATCCGATGTGCTGTGGCGCACCGTGTGCGCCGGAGAAGCGCTTGCGGGAGTGGAAAAGGCACTCGAATGGCCGGCCCGCAGCGGCAAACTGGTGCTCAAATTCGCGCTCGACCGCGTGGCGGGATATTACCGGATTTCGTGA